TGTGGAAACGTGCAAGGCCCCAGTTTCCTTGTTATATCTCGTTGAGAACGGCTTGTGGATGTTTTTTTGAATGTATCGAAGAAGACGGTCGCGCACATCTTTCAAACTCTCAGCGGCGTACAGGAGCGGCTGGTACGTGGTGATGGGGAACTCCTGCTGCGCTGCGTCTTCAGGATGCCACTGAAGAATCTTCACCTgcaaaagacagaggaaagggggagcgagacgcagcgaaaaTAGAAAAAAGGCCCACGAGGTCTCagcacgaagaagaaaagcaacaCTGTACAGAAACTGCAACACGGCCTAGTGCCGGTAGCCAGTCCGGAAATTGCTTTTTCCGGATGCTGCTAATGAGATTCCCcatggaaaagaaaggcggaaacaggcagaaacgacacaaaaacacagaaCCGTCAACagagcgaaaggaaaaaatggaaacgaaaacgaagcaaGATAGAGGGGCACCAGAAAACAGCAAAAAGACTACTCCTAAGAAAGGGGCACACGATACCGGGTGGTGTAGCACTacagaagaaacgacagATACATACGTGTGCGGACGTGCATACNNNNNNNNNNNNNNNNNNNNNNNNNNNNNNNNNNNNNNNNNNNNNNNNNNNNNNNNNNNNNNNNNNNNNNNNNNNNNNNNNNNNNNNNNNNNNNNNNNNNACAGACAGCGACTATACCCTACACACATCAGACTACGCACAGGCATTTACATACCTGGATGTAAATACCTGTGATTTCACGACCTCTCCGCCCGACTTGTTCGCGTTTCTGACGCGACcgtctcgtgtgtctccacCCCGCCCCCCTTGCTGTACGTTACTTCTTGCCTCTGGTGCACGATGCGTTGCTCCTGATTGCGGCTGTCATCATCTACATCCGCTCCCCCCGATGCACACAGAACCCCCCCATCCCCCTTTGACGCCCTATCTAGGTAGTCGAccgccgaagaaggcaacaCCGAAACACGCGCGAGTTTGACACAAattctgcttcttccttctccttcccctctcccgcCAAACTCTCTAGAGGGTGAACCACGACTGGCGCACCCGCAGAGGATTAGAAAAGAACAAAGGGTGAAACGGACGTTGCATTGTATGTGACATGCTGTTACGCCGTTAAGTGCAGCTGGTGCCACTAGGGAGGTGCCGAACAAACGATATTATTTACGAATAGATACAGAAACGTCTTTTCGATCACTGTCGTCGAGGCTTAATAACTCCTGCGTAAAGCATCGTGGCAGTCCTGTTCAAGTCACCAGCGAGGTTATATCGCTTTGCAGTCTCTCTATGCTTTCTCCTATAGGCCGGTCAAGCCTCCAGAGCAGTACACTTGTGTGCACTACAATTTACTTCTTGGGAAATATTGGAATCACTCCTTCAACTCAAACCGCAAATGTTTTCACATACATCAGAGTCGCATGCGTCCATGTGCCCATTATGAGGGGAGACATAGACACAGATAGACAAAAATGGACTTTTCTTTGGTGACGATAAACCCGGGTGGCCTTCACTTCACAGACATttccctatatatatatatatatatatatatatatgaatacatAAATTTGGCATTGTACGACCGCAGCATGCACCTGTCTGCGGATGAATTTATGAGTATGGGGTGCCTGTCTAGGCAGCTGTCTATCGTAGACGTTGACTCCGAGGCTCAGCAAGAACCACCACAGCGAGGAACATGATTTGTAACCTTGCAGAAAGTATTCCTTCCCCCTTAGCACGATAAAAGGAACAATCGCAGCGACAGAAGGGTCGGTCCGAAACGAAGCAACACACCATAGACGCGAAACTCGTTGACTGGTGTCGACAACAAAAAACTCACAAAAAATTCCAGCAATCCCTACCACCCAGACTCTGCCTAGAACAGGGAACCAGCAAGAAGCCCCGCCACGGCGCGAGCGCCCGAGGCAACAGCCGCCACCTGCAGAGTGGATATCGCGGAGGATGGGACGTTCGATGCTCTAACCGTTACGAGTACATTGCAGTTCGATGTTTTCGCACCACCAAACGTATCAGCAACAGACTCAGGATCTGATTTCGTTGCGGATGTACTCTTTGGAACACATCCCAAGCGGAGTTTCTGATCCTCGACCGGAAATCCGGATTCGGGGATCGTCAGTGTGACCGAAGATTTCTCCCCGTCCTGCTTCACCCAACTCTCCTCAAACATGGGGAGAACGTCGACATATTTCTTCGCTGTGCAGTCATCCAAATTTCCATCGTCGGGTGCACAATAATGAGTGGTCGTGATTTCAGGCATTAGGGAACCGACTCTACCACAATCGATGGTCacagcgtttttctctgctgtgaGCTCGACCTCCAAGGCGTTTGTGTTGCTGTTTTGACCGTAGGCACAAGTGACAACGTTGTTGGTTTCGGAAGAAGGTCTCGCTTCCACATGTACCGGCACTTTGCACGAAACTGTAGCGGCACGAACTTGCGCGAGAGTTGGCGTGTTCTCCTTACAGCCGACGAAGAATGGCTTGTCTGTGAAAGGGAGATCGTCCTGAGTTAACGTCAGGGTCCACGTTTCGCCGGTTTTGGGAGTTCGAGATCTTGATTCCTTTACCCACGCCACATCGTTGCTAGTCCCGAGAAGGTCTTGCAGTGGGACCTCAGTGCCTTCAGAACCTTGAGCTTCCCCGAACTTGCAATTGTTTGCACTACCAGCCTGATTAGGGTCACACACGTTAGTTAGGTCTTCGGGCACGGCGCCGTTGTTCTCACCAGAGCAATCTAATGTAGCGGTGAGATTGTCTCTGGACAATGTCAACGCGGTAGCTCCTGCCTGGGAAGCCGTATGAGCAGTGTTTTGTACCAACTCACACCGGGCCACTTGCCCCTTAAATGTTGGTCCATTCTGGGTTTTCCCGGAGCGACCGAGTTGCGCAGTCTGAGTCAGAGGCACTTCCTGCAATGTTTCTGCACCAGCCTGCCCGACAGACAAAAGTACAACTCCACCCAGGCAAACCGCCATCAATTTGCTGGCCCTGGACCTGAACCCTCCACCAAGTTGGCCGATCCGCTGAGACCTCGCCATTGCATAGACACTCGATACCCGTTTTTTGCCGAAAAAACATCGAACAAAAGAACAGTACACGCAAAACAAACGACCAACACACAGCAACCACATGGAATTCCAGATTTCGAGgacttttttttcttgtAAAACGCAGCAAATCTGCAGAACCCCCTGTTACGGGCTGTCCAGGCGCATGTTGGGGATCTGAAACCCCCTGGGTGCCCTGTCGATAACCCCCCG
This sequence is a window from Neospora caninum Liverpool complete genome, chromosome V. Protein-coding genes within it:
- a CDS encoding SRS domain-containing protein, translating into MWLLCVGRLFCVYCSFVRCFFGKKRVSSVYAMARSQRIGQLGGGFRSRASKLMAVCLGGVVLLSVGQAGAETLQEVPLTQTAQLGRSGKTQNGPTFKGQVARCELVQNTAHTASQAGATALTLSRDNLTATLDCSGENNGAVPEDLTNVCDPNQAGSANNCKFGEAQGSEGTEVPLQDLLGTSNDVAWVKESRSRTPKTGETWTLTLTQDDLPFTDKPFFVGCKENTPTLAQVRAATVSCKVPVHVEARPSSETNNVVTCAYGQNSNTNALEVELTAEKNAVTIDCGRVGSLMPEITTTHYCAPDDGNLDDCTAKKYVDVLPMFEESWVKQDGEKSSVTLTIPESGFPVEDQKLRLGCVPKSTSATKSDPESVADTFGGAKTSNCNVLVTVRASNVPSSAISTLQVAAVASGARAVAGLLAGSLF